The following proteins are co-located in the Neomonachus schauinslandi chromosome 8, ASM220157v2, whole genome shotgun sequence genome:
- the RANBP9 gene encoding ran-binding protein 9 isoform X1, which yields MGIGLSAQGVNMNRLPGWDKHSYGYHGDDGHSFCSSGTGQPYGPTFTTGDVIGCCVNLINNTCFYTKNGHSLGIAFTDLPPNLYPTVGLQTPGEVVDANFGQHPFVFDIEDYMREWRTKIQAQIDRFPIGDREGEWQTMIQKMVSSYLVHHGYCATAEAFARSTDQTVLEELASIKNRQRIQKLVLAGRMGEAIETTQQLYPSLLERNPNLLFTLKVRQFIEMVNGTDSEVRCLGGRSPKSQDSYPVSPRPFSSPSMSPSHGMNIHNLASGKGSTAHFSGFESCSNGVISNKAHQSYCHSKHQSSNLNVPELNSINMSRSQQVNNFTSNDVDMETEHYSNGVGETSSNGFLNGSSKHDHEMEDCDTEMEVDSSQLRRQLCGGSQAAIERMIHFGRELQAMSEQLRRECGKNTANKKMLKILGTAQLEISLTQFRENLCAQLLTVQY from the exons ATGGGAATTGGTCTTTCTGCTCAAGGTGTGAACATGAATAGACTACCAG GCTGGGATAAACATTCATATGGTTATCATGGGGATGATGGACATTCATTTTGTTCTTCTGGAACGGGACAACCTTATGGACCAACTTTTACGACTGGTGATGTCATTGGCTGTTGTGTTAACCTTATCAACAATACCTGCTTCTACACCAAGAATGGACATAGTTTAG gtattGCTTTCACCGACCTACCG CCGAATTTATATCCTACTGTGGGGCTCCAAACACCAGGAGAAGTCGTTGATGCCAATTTCGGGCAGCATCCTTTCGTGTTTGATATAGAAGACTACATGCGAGAGTGGAGAACCAAAATACAGGCACAGATAGACCGGTTTCCTATTGGAGATCGGGAAGGCGAATGGCAGACCATGATACAAAA aatggtTTCATCTTATTTAGTCCACCATGGGTACTGTGCCACAGCAGAGGCCTTTGCCAGATCTACAGACCAGACCGTTCTAGAAGAATTAGCTTCCATTAAGAATAGACAAA gAATTCAGAAATTGGTGTTAGCAGgaagaatgggagaagctattgAAACAACACAACAGTTATACCCAAGTTTACTTGAAAGAAATCCTAATCTCCTTTTCACATTAAA ggtgCGTCAGTTTATAGAAATGGTGAATGGTACAGATAGCGAAGTACGATGTCTGGGAGGCCGAAGTCCAAAGTCCCAAGACAGTTACCCTGTTAGTCCTCGACCTTTCAGTAGTCCGAGCATGAGCCCCAGCCATGGGATGAACATCCACAACTTAGCATCAGGCAAAGGAAGTACTGCACATTTCTCTG gttTTGAAAGTTGTAGTAATGGTGTAATATCAAATAAAGCACATCAATCATATTGCCATAGTAAACACCAGTCATCCAATTTGAATGTACCAGAACTAAACAGTATAAACATGTCACGATCACAGCAAGTTAATAACTTCACCAG taaTGATGTAGACATGGAAACAGAGCACTACTCCAATGGGGTTGGAGAGACTTCATCCAATGGTTTCCTAAACGGTAGCTCTAAACATGACCACGAAATGGAAGATTGTGACACCGAAATGG AAGTTGATTCGAGTCAGTTAAGACGCCAGTTGTGTGGAGGAAGTCAAGCCGCTATAGAGAGAATGATTCACTTCGGAAGAGAGCTACAGGCCATGAGTGAACAGCTGAGGAGAGAATGTGGCAAGAACAcggcaaataaaaaaatgttgaag